A single window of Acetohalobium arabaticum DSM 5501 DNA harbors:
- a CDS encoding HEAT repeat domain-containing protein → MTEEAERLYTKEDFINYCKHPEPLVRNWAFEYLTTLYPQTEEISQYLPEFLAAADKEEDNELQYIIFTYLKENYKHLSGGLIYGCLKKELDIDTKAFLLNILARQGYQPEKVLAEIKQLLEKDEFNINGFLRLQKALGNLGTEEAYNYLRSMNPDLKLEMMDARSYLASLLKFKRPESVKEVTQKVLRNLDRCSYNHFFQELSKLFCGHEFSYYLCNFFSWMGDIERILDFLEEYWPGNSGVKRLQALIDESEVETLTEEPYETSFNYLINNIRAEFDSRYSFGVKEESLDLELLNSKQDEMSETDFWIGFILGIIEKERDYILEEEIELFLLYLLSLWIVLLEELDFESDIARARQDDDYLWEVFILDREFIPAEITELVLEKVDIFEERLISLIDSDDYSSRVSRAIEVLGKANSKAAVPYIIEVIDNEQEDMVCEAAVEALRRIADISIDRLMRAISQGDFTRIIYLTSVLEWQPYDSVASFLIELHQEGELEEELFVYTLKRVGSERGLDYLERMSFKGKSGYFFKTLIILSILNQREDNLELYREKLEKIKQQRASKFDFSFNLEA, encoded by the coding sequence ATGACTGAAGAAGCAGAACGACTATATACTAAGGAAGACTTTATAAATTACTGTAAACATCCGGAGCCATTAGTTAGAAACTGGGCCTTTGAATATCTAACTACGCTATATCCACAGACTGAGGAAATATCTCAGTATCTGCCTGAATTTTTAGCCGCGGCCGATAAAGAGGAAGATAATGAATTACAATATATAATCTTTACTTATTTGAAAGAGAACTATAAGCATCTAAGTGGAGGTCTAATTTATGGCTGTTTAAAGAAGGAGTTAGATATAGATACCAAGGCCTTTCTACTTAATATTTTAGCCCGGCAGGGATATCAGCCTGAAAAGGTATTGGCTGAGATTAAGCAGCTATTAGAGAAGGATGAATTTAATATTAATGGATTCTTACGGCTGCAGAAAGCGCTGGGGAATTTAGGGACGGAAGAGGCCTATAACTATTTAAGGTCGATGAATCCTGATCTTAAATTAGAAATGATGGATGCAAGATCTTATCTGGCCAGTCTACTTAAGTTTAAAAGACCTGAGTCTGTAAAAGAGGTTACTCAGAAAGTATTGAGGAATTTGGATAGATGCAGTTATAATCATTTCTTCCAGGAGTTGAGTAAATTATTTTGCGGGCATGAGTTTTCCTACTATTTATGTAACTTCTTTAGCTGGATGGGTGATATTGAAAGAATTTTGGATTTTCTAGAAGAGTACTGGCCTGGAAATTCGGGAGTTAAACGTTTGCAAGCATTAATTGATGAATCTGAAGTGGAGACTCTTACTGAAGAGCCATATGAGACTAGTTTTAACTACTTAATAAATAATATCAGAGCGGAATTTGATTCAAGATATTCATTTGGAGTGAAGGAAGAGAGTCTAGATCTGGAGCTGCTTAATTCTAAACAGGATGAGATGTCAGAGACAGACTTCTGGATTGGATTTATCCTAGGCATAATTGAGAAGGAAAGAGATTATATCTTAGAGGAAGAGATTGAATTATTCTTACTTTATCTGTTATCGCTCTGGATAGTTCTATTAGAAGAACTCGATTTTGAGAGTGATATTGCTAGAGCCCGCCAGGATGATGACTATCTATGGGAAGTCTTTATTCTTGATCGGGAGTTCATACCAGCAGAGATTACTGAATTGGTTTTAGAAAAGGTAGATATTTTTGAAGAAAGGCTGATTTCTTTAATTGACAGCGATGATTATAGCAGTAGAGTGAGTAGGGCTATAGAGGTGCTAGGCAAGGCCAATTCAAAAGCAGCAGTACCCTATATAATCGAGGTTATTGATAATGAACAGGAAGATATGGTCTGTGAAGCAGCGGTCGAAGCTTTGCGAAGGATAGCTGATATCTCTATAGATAGATTGATGAGAGCTATCTCGCAGGGTGATTTTACAAGAATTATTTATTTGACTAGTGTCTTGGAATGGCAGCCTTATGATTCTGTGGCCTCTTTTTTGATTGAACTCCATCAAGAGGGAGAACTAGAGGAAGAATTATTTGTTTATACTCTGAAGAGAGTAGGCAGCGAAAGGGGTTTGGATTATCTGGAACGTATGAGTTTTAAAGGTAAATCTGGTTACTTTTTTAAAACTCTAATTATCTTATCAATCCTTAATCAGCGGGAAGATAATTTGGAACTATATCGAGAGAAGTTGGAGAAGATTAAACAGCAGAGAGCAAGCAAGTTTGACTTTTCATTTAATTTAGAAGCTTAA
- a CDS encoding M20 metallopeptidase family protein yields the protein MKLENQLKKEVQKVSNRVVEWRRDFHRHPELAFQEERTSRKVRELLTSWGIKTETVAQTGIIGLLEGSNRGKTVAIRADIDALPITEETNLPYRSQEEGKMHACGHDAHTAIALGVAKVLTKFKDSLDGNIKFIFQPAEEGAGGAKPMIEAGALDKPPVEAIFGFHVWPDLPSGKIGLKKGPIMASADDLKLTIKGQGAHGARPHQGRDPITIGADTIVALQQLVSREVEARQPTVLSIGSFQAGSTYNVIPDKAVIKGTLRTLNPEVRSYIKERMTEVIDSLTQALQADYELEYNCQLPPTVNTPGYIEVLKEVAEEVSPGSSIVLNEASMGSEDFGYFLQEVPGAYFMLGTRNPDQGVVHPIHSSKFDLDEAVLPLGVEILCHSVLKSLIN from the coding sequence ATGAAGCTAGAGAACCAACTCAAGAAGGAAGTACAGAAAGTTAGCAATAGAGTCGTCGAATGGCGCCGAGACTTCCACCGCCATCCGGAGCTAGCCTTTCAAGAAGAGAGAACTTCCCGCAAAGTCCGAGAACTACTGACATCCTGGGGAATTAAGACAGAAACTGTAGCCCAAACCGGCATCATCGGTCTATTAGAAGGTAGTAATCGCGGTAAGACTGTCGCTATCAGAGCCGATATAGATGCACTCCCGATTACTGAAGAGACTAATCTACCTTACCGCTCACAGGAAGAAGGAAAGATGCATGCCTGCGGCCATGATGCTCATACCGCTATAGCCCTGGGAGTAGCAAAGGTGTTGACAAAGTTCAAGGACTCCCTTGACGGTAACATCAAATTCATCTTCCAGCCGGCCGAAGAAGGAGCCGGTGGGGCTAAACCAATGATTGAAGCCGGTGCCTTAGATAAACCGCCGGTAGAAGCGATATTCGGCTTCCATGTCTGGCCGGATCTCCCTTCAGGCAAGATAGGACTAAAGAAGGGGCCGATAATGGCCAGCGCCGATGACTTGAAGCTAACAATCAAGGGTCAGGGAGCCCATGGAGCTAGACCCCATCAAGGAAGAGATCCCATCACCATCGGGGCTGATACGATCGTAGCACTCCAGCAGTTAGTCAGCCGGGAAGTAGAGGCACGCCAGCCTACTGTCCTGAGCATAGGATCATTTCAGGCCGGCAGCACCTACAATGTAATTCCCGACAAAGCAGTTATTAAAGGTACTCTCCGTACTCTCAATCCCGAAGTCCGGAGTTATATCAAGGAGAGAATGACCGAGGTGATCGATTCTCTAACTCAGGCCCTGCAGGCTGACTACGAACTGGAATATAACTGTCAGCTGCCGCCTACAGTCAATACCCCCGGCTATATCGAAGTACTTAAAGAAGTGGCCGAGGAAGTATCCCCCGGCAGCAGTATAGTACTAAACGAAGCCTCAATGGGCAGCGAAGACTTCGGATACTTCCTCCAGGAGGTTCCCGGCGCCTACTTTATGTTAGGTACCCGTAATCCAGACCAGGGAGTAGTCCACCCGATCCATAGTTCAAAGTTTGATTTAGATGAAGCAGTACTACCGCTGGGAGTAGAAATACTCTGTCACAGCGTCCTCAAGTCCTTAATCAATTAG